The DNA sequence GATTGGCGCAGTGGTAGCGCGCTTCCTTGACACGGAAGAGGTCACTGGTTCGAACCCAGTATCGCCCACGAAAAAGCCAGTTGGTTTTTCGTCTGCGGATGTAGCTCAGTTGGTAGAGCATCACCTTGCCAAGGTGAGGGTCGCGAGTTCGAGTCTCGTCATCCGCTCGAAAGTAACGCAGTATGCGTTACGTTTACGGGCTCAGGTAATGAGTCCGTTTTTAATTGCTTAGGGCGATTGGCGCAGTGGTAGCGCGCTTCCTTGACACGGAAGAGGTCACTGGTTCGAACCCAGTATCGCCCACAAAAACCAGGAGGTAGTCAGTTGACTACCTCCTGGTTTTTAATGTTGGCCCTTATATTTATTTTCCAGAGTCGAGGCCGTTTTTCTCTTCCTTGCGTTGTCTAGCACGAGCTTTGAAAACAGTACTGATGCACACAACAATAAGGAATAGGTTAAATAGATAGTTGCCGGTTTGTGGTGAAATAGATGCGGCAGCCCACACCCCCAAAGGGGTGGAAGAAACTGCGGCACAACCAATAATTAATCCTACCGGCAAGTCTACTAAGTTGTGACGGAAACTCGTGATAGTTCCAGATAAAGCTGTTGGGATCATTGCAAGAAGTGATGTTCCGCGAGCTATTAAATCTCCTGCTCCAATAAGTTCTAAGCCTGGGACGATAATTCCGCCACCACCGACGCCTACCAGACCAGCAAAAGTTCCAGATACTACGCCTACTGCAAGCATTGCTATTCCAGATGTCAAGGTAATAACGATTTCTGTATCACGGGACGGTAGTTGAAATTGCTGGATAGTAATAATTCCAGTTACGAAAACCACAAAGATCCAAGGGAGTACTCGTTCTGGCAGTATTCGTAACAACCATGTTCCAAGTTGGGCTCCGCCTAACGCTCCTATTGAAACGCATACCATCGCAGGAACAGACAACTGTCCTTGAGTAGCGTAGGACACTGACCCAGCGGCTGCAGTGATAATGATAGCGGACAGTGACGTGGCTGCGGCTCGCCGTTGAGGCATATCAAGAATTATCATCAGAGCTGGGACGATGATCAGGCCGCCACCCACGCCAAAGAGTCCTGCTAAAAACCCCGCAATAGCACCAATAATGATGACTGCCAGAATACGCTGAGGAGTTAAATTCCGACGTGAATTTTTACTAGTCATACATGCAGATTACTACACTGAAAGAATATGACTAATACGAGTTACCGCTGAACGAAAAGACTTAGCACTCTACCACATTAACCGGGACTCCAACGTGAACTGCGAGCCCGCCGAGTGCAGTTTCTTTATATTTTGCCTGCATATCTAATCCAGTTTCACGCATTGTAACGATCACATCGTCAAGAGAAACAACGTGTGAGCCATCTCCATTCATTGCAGTTCTAGCTGCCGTAATTGCTTTAACAGCGGCGATGGCATTTCGTTCAATACACG is a window from the Arcanobacterium buesumense genome containing:
- a CDS encoding sulfite exporter TauE/SafE family protein, which produces MTSKNSRRNLTPQRILAVIIIGAIAGFLAGLFGVGGGLIIVPALMIILDMPQRRAAATSLSAIIITAAAGSVSYATQGQLSVPAMVCVSIGALGGAQLGTWLLRILPERVLPWIFVVFVTGIITIQQFQLPSRDTEIVITLTSGIAMLAVGVVSGTFAGLVGVGGGGIIVPGLELIGAGDLIARGTSLLAMIPTALSGTITSFRHNLVDLPVGLIIGCAAVSSTPLGVWAAASISPQTGNYLFNLFLIVVCISTVFKARARQRKEEKNGLDSGK